The Drosophila bipectinata strain 14024-0381.07 chromosome 2L, DbipHiC1v2, whole genome shotgun sequence genome has a segment encoding these proteins:
- the LOC108126019 gene encoding apoptosis-resistant E3 ubiquitin protein ligase 1 isoform X4, with protein sequence MLKRSLKVLIALGLSLMFTVSLVKIVLLIWSSLHPAAPHSPPPLPTVDEWLDSEQLSSYKQLFRDKGISSLSSCGDPERLPELPPLDEQRLQRAALHLQQKLILREWLREHRLQHHYQRLLAVEVASLEDVYWLEDSRASKILGKDWQLWSSARQNLPTSKAQLDALKAQLWSTVVKSSQHQDAWTWGGMLVVSVSVAGLVTLAAMTQPALAPEARHSLLQYVTGKYLLPANCKVQWDWKDPACVGGTMCFVVRFFQRNGQPYPICDTDQFFVEVTEGTRKVVTISELGSSTDPNNANIAKVKFTVRTAGQYKISVLIGVSHIAGSPFLRSFLPGAIDARRSRFIRPASTVICCAGSPTLMHIEPRDEFGNSCLFDQNQSDEALQGYQVAVYDLHGVAVEKLQHAITFAYDKVNSRVSVTALFPEPTCLRAVISYREQQLPNGDFDIIVLSSSDTTLVHKNIASRKHNICYEAKLLSIFGVAKSKPRKVLCYVGPKQNSLIFQVTIKEMILKFIPKRIATFRLCPSTKFHFLPQLVSQLHGPVFIIDDGAQPKIELASKDRNIIAATFTHFLLKNIGGSETFKDKQDFFYHEVRKFHASYYHEKMALKVQRDKILESSMKATKGFSVSDWCGNFEVTFQGEQGIDWGGLRREWFELVCSSLFDARGGLFCTFHDKHQALVHPNPTRPAHLKLKHFEFAGKMVGKCLFESALGGSYRQLVRARFSRSFLAQLIGLRVHYKYFEQDDPDLYLSKIKYILDTDLDATDTLELYFVEELYDASSGQLSKTIELIPNGARTRVTNASKNQYLDALAQQRLCNSVKDEVDSFLKGLNSIIPDNLLSIFDENELELLMCGTGEYSISDFKSHHIANGNSAEFRRVLAWFWAGVSNFSQTEMARLLQFTTGCSQLPPGGFQELNPQFQITAAPTFGNLPTAHTCFNQLCLPDYESYEQFEKSLLLAISEGSEGFGMV encoded by the exons ATGTTAAAACGCTCGTTGAAGGTGCTAATTGCTCTGGGGCTGAGTTTGATGTTCACGGTATCGCTGGTGAAAATAGTGCTATTGATTTGGTCCTCTTTGCATCCTGCCGCCCCCCACAGCCCCCCGCCCCTGCCCACCGTTGACGAATGGCTGGATTCGGAGCAGTTGTCCTCCTACAAGCAATTGTTCCGCGATAAAG GCATCTCGTCCCTGTCAAGCTGCGGCGATCCTGAGCGCCTGCCAGAGCTGCCACCATTGGACGAGCAGCGACTGCAACGTGCTGCACTGCATCTGCAGCAGAAGCTGATCCTGCGCGAGTGGCTGCGCGAGCACCGGCTGCAGCATCACTACCAACGACTCTTGGCCGTGGAGGTGGCCTCCCTGGAGGACGTCTACTGGCTGGAGGACTCGCGGGCCAGCAAGATCCTCGGCAAGGACTGGCAACTGTGGTCCAGTGCCCGGCAGAACCTGCCCACGTCCAAGGCCCAGTTGGACGCCTTGAAGGCACAGCTCTGGTCGACGGTGGTCAAGAGCAGCCAGCACCAGGACGCCTGGACATGGGGTGGCATGCTGGTGGTCTCCGTTTCTGTTGCAGGCCTGGTCACCTTGGCTGCCATGACGCAGCCAGCTCTTGCCCCAGAGGCGCGGCACTCCCTACTGCAGTATGTGACCGGGAAGTATCTGCTGCCCGCCAATTGCAAGGTCCAGTGGGACTGGAAGGATCCGGCCTGCGTGGGCGGCACCATGTGCTTCGTGGTCCGCTTCTTCCAGCGCAACGGCCAGCCCTACCCCATCTGTGATACGGATCAGTTCTTCGTGGAGGTCACCGAGGGCACCCGCAAGGTGGTGACCATCAGCGAGCTGGGCTCCTCCACCGATCCCAACAACGCCAACATTGCCAAGGTGAAATTCACTGTCCGCACGGCTGGTCAGTACAAGATCTCGGTGCTGATCGGAGTCAGTCACATCGCCGGCTCACCCTTTCTGCGATCTTTCCTGCCCGGCGCCATCGACGCCCGGCGATCGCGATTTATTCGCCCGGCCAGCACGGTCATCTGCTGTGCCGGATCCCCGACCCTGATGCACATCGAGCCGCGGGATGAGTTCGGAAACTCCTGTCTCTTCGATCAGAACCAATCGGATGAGGCTCTACAG GGCTACCAAGTGGCCGTCTATGACCTCCACGGAGTGGCGGTGGAGAAGCTGCAGCATGCCATTACCTTTGCCTACGACAAGGTCAACTCCCGGGTGTCGGTCACAGCCCTGTTTCCGGAACCAACGTGCCTCCGGGCGGTGATCAGTTACCGGGAACAGCAGCTGCCAAACGGAGACTTCGACATCATTGTACTAAGTA GCAGCGACACCACCTTGGTGCACAAGAACATCGCCTCGAGGAAGCACAATATCTGCTATGAGGCCAAGTTGCTGAGCATCTTCGGAGTGGCCAAGAGCAAGCCAAGGAAGGTGCTCTGCTATGTGGGACCCAAGCAG AACTCTCTGATCTTCCAGGTGACCATTAAGGAGATGATACTCAAATTCATTCCAAAGAGGATCGCCACCTTCCGGCTGTGTCCCTCGACCAAGTTCCACTTTCtgccgcagctggtctcccaGTTGCACGGTCCAGTATTCATCATCGATGATGGGGCCCAGCCCAAGATCGAGCTGGCCTCAAAGGATCGGAATATTATTGCGGCCACCTTCACACATTTTCTGCTGAAGAACATCGGCGGCTCAGAGACGTTCAAGGATAAGCAGGACTTTTTCTACCACGAGGTGCGAAAGTTTCATGCCAGTTACTACCACGAGAAGATGGCCTTGAAGGTGCAGCGGGATAAAATCCTGGAGAGCAGCATGAAGGCCACCAAGGGCTTCTCGGTGTCTGACTGGTGCGGCAACTTCGAGGTGACCTTCCAGGGCGAGCAGGGCATTGACTGGGGCGGCCTCCGCCGGGAGTGGTTCGAACTGGTGTGCAGTTCCTTATTCGACGCCCGCGGCGGTCTCTTCTGCACCTTCCACGATAAGCACCAGGCGCTGGTCCATCCGAATCCAACGCGACCGGCTCATCTCAAACTAAAGCACTTTGAATTCGCCGGCAAGATGGTGGGCAAGTGCCTCTTCGAGAGTGCTCTGGGAGGAAGCTATCGCCAGCTGGTGAGGGCACGATTCAGTCGCTCCTTTCTGGCTCAGTTGATCGGGTTGAGGGTGCACTATAAG TACTTTGAACAAGATGACCCGGATTTGTATCTGTCAAAGATCAAGTACATTCTGGACACAGACCTGGACGCCACGGACACCCTGGAGCTGTACTTCGTGGAGGAGTTGTACGATGCCAGCAGCGGGCAGCTGAGCAAGACCATTGAACTGATCCCGAATGGGGCCAGGACTCGGGTGACGAATGCCAGCAAGAACCAGTATCTGGACGCTTTGGCCCAACAGCGACTCTGCAACAGTGTGAAGGATGAGGTGGACAGTTTTCTTAAGGGCCTGAACTCCATTATACCTGATAATCTACTCAGCATTTTCGATGAGAACGAACTGGAG CTGCTCATGTGCGGCACCGGGGAGTACTCCATCAGTGACTTTAAGTCGCACCACATTGCCAACGGCAACTCGGCCGAATTCCGACGGGTTCTGGCCTGGTTCTGGGCCGGAGTGAGCAACTTTAGCCAGACGGAGATGGCCCGACTGCTGCAATTCACAACGGGCTGCTCTCAATTGCCGCCCGGTGGCTTCCAGGAGCTGAATCCGCAGTTTCAGATCACGGCGGCGCCCACATTTGGCAACCTGCCCACGGCGCACACCTG CTTCAACCAGCTGTGCCTGCCGGACTACGAGAGCTACGAGCAGTTCGAGAAGTCGCTGCTGCTGGCCATCAGCGAGGGCAGCGAGGGATTCGGGATGGTCTAG
- the LOC108126019 gene encoding apoptosis-resistant E3 ubiquitin protein ligase 1 isoform X6: MWSPESEINSIAMATTMRHSQSSSSGISSLSSCGDPERLPELPPLDEQRLQRAALHLQQKLILREWLREHRLQHHYQRLLAVEVASLEDVYWLEDSRASKILGKDWQLWSSARQNLPTSKAQLDALKAQLWSTVVKSSQHQDAWTWGGMLVVSVSVAGLVTLAAMTQPALAPEARHSLLQYVTGKYLLPANCKVQWDWKDPACVGGTMCFVVRFFQRNGQPYPICDTDQFFVEVTEGTRKVVTISELGSSTDPNNANIAKVKFTVRTAGQYKISVLIGVSHIAGSPFLRSFLPGAIDARRSRFIRPASTVICCAGSPTLMHIEPRDEFGNSCLFDQNQSDEALQGYQVAVYDLHGVAVEKLQHAITFAYDKVNSRVSVTALFPEPTCLRAVISYREQQLPNGDFDIIVLSSSDTTLVHKNIASRKHNICYEAKLLSIFGVAKSKPRKVLCYVGPKQNSLIFQVTIKEMILKFIPKRIATFRLCPSTKFHFLPQLVSQLHGPVFIIDDGAQPKIELASKDRNIIAATFTHFLLKNIGGSETFKDKQDFFYHEVRKFHASYYHEKMALKVQRDKILESSMKATKGFSVSDWCGNFEVTFQGEQGIDWGGLRREWFELVCSSLFDARGGLFCTFHDKHQALVHPNPTRPAHLKLKHFEFAGKMVGKCLFESALGGSYRQLVRARFSRSFLAQLIGLRVHYKYFEQDDPDLYLSKIKYILDTDLDATDTLELYFVEELYDASSGQLSKTIELIPNGARTRVTNASKNQYLDALAQQRLCNSVKDEVDSFLKGLNSIIPDNLLSIFDENELELLMCGTGEYSISDFKSHHIANGNSAEFRRVLAWFWAGVSNFSQTEMARLLQFTTGCSQLPPGGFQELNPQFQITAAPTFGNLPTAHTCFNQLCLPDYESYEQFEKSLLLAISEGSEGFGMV, from the exons ATGTGGTCGCCCGAGTCGGAAATTAATTCGATTGCCATGGCCACCACCATGCGCCATTCACAGTCATCGTCCTCAG GCATCTCGTCCCTGTCAAGCTGCGGCGATCCTGAGCGCCTGCCAGAGCTGCCACCATTGGACGAGCAGCGACTGCAACGTGCTGCACTGCATCTGCAGCAGAAGCTGATCCTGCGCGAGTGGCTGCGCGAGCACCGGCTGCAGCATCACTACCAACGACTCTTGGCCGTGGAGGTGGCCTCCCTGGAGGACGTCTACTGGCTGGAGGACTCGCGGGCCAGCAAGATCCTCGGCAAGGACTGGCAACTGTGGTCCAGTGCCCGGCAGAACCTGCCCACGTCCAAGGCCCAGTTGGACGCCTTGAAGGCACAGCTCTGGTCGACGGTGGTCAAGAGCAGCCAGCACCAGGACGCCTGGACATGGGGTGGCATGCTGGTGGTCTCCGTTTCTGTTGCAGGCCTGGTCACCTTGGCTGCCATGACGCAGCCAGCTCTTGCCCCAGAGGCGCGGCACTCCCTACTGCAGTATGTGACCGGGAAGTATCTGCTGCCCGCCAATTGCAAGGTCCAGTGGGACTGGAAGGATCCGGCCTGCGTGGGCGGCACCATGTGCTTCGTGGTCCGCTTCTTCCAGCGCAACGGCCAGCCCTACCCCATCTGTGATACGGATCAGTTCTTCGTGGAGGTCACCGAGGGCACCCGCAAGGTGGTGACCATCAGCGAGCTGGGCTCCTCCACCGATCCCAACAACGCCAACATTGCCAAGGTGAAATTCACTGTCCGCACGGCTGGTCAGTACAAGATCTCGGTGCTGATCGGAGTCAGTCACATCGCCGGCTCACCCTTTCTGCGATCTTTCCTGCCCGGCGCCATCGACGCCCGGCGATCGCGATTTATTCGCCCGGCCAGCACGGTCATCTGCTGTGCCGGATCCCCGACCCTGATGCACATCGAGCCGCGGGATGAGTTCGGAAACTCCTGTCTCTTCGATCAGAACCAATCGGATGAGGCTCTACAG GGCTACCAAGTGGCCGTCTATGACCTCCACGGAGTGGCGGTGGAGAAGCTGCAGCATGCCATTACCTTTGCCTACGACAAGGTCAACTCCCGGGTGTCGGTCACAGCCCTGTTTCCGGAACCAACGTGCCTCCGGGCGGTGATCAGTTACCGGGAACAGCAGCTGCCAAACGGAGACTTCGACATCATTGTACTAAGTA GCAGCGACACCACCTTGGTGCACAAGAACATCGCCTCGAGGAAGCACAATATCTGCTATGAGGCCAAGTTGCTGAGCATCTTCGGAGTGGCCAAGAGCAAGCCAAGGAAGGTGCTCTGCTATGTGGGACCCAAGCAG AACTCTCTGATCTTCCAGGTGACCATTAAGGAGATGATACTCAAATTCATTCCAAAGAGGATCGCCACCTTCCGGCTGTGTCCCTCGACCAAGTTCCACTTTCtgccgcagctggtctcccaGTTGCACGGTCCAGTATTCATCATCGATGATGGGGCCCAGCCCAAGATCGAGCTGGCCTCAAAGGATCGGAATATTATTGCGGCCACCTTCACACATTTTCTGCTGAAGAACATCGGCGGCTCAGAGACGTTCAAGGATAAGCAGGACTTTTTCTACCACGAGGTGCGAAAGTTTCATGCCAGTTACTACCACGAGAAGATGGCCTTGAAGGTGCAGCGGGATAAAATCCTGGAGAGCAGCATGAAGGCCACCAAGGGCTTCTCGGTGTCTGACTGGTGCGGCAACTTCGAGGTGACCTTCCAGGGCGAGCAGGGCATTGACTGGGGCGGCCTCCGCCGGGAGTGGTTCGAACTGGTGTGCAGTTCCTTATTCGACGCCCGCGGCGGTCTCTTCTGCACCTTCCACGATAAGCACCAGGCGCTGGTCCATCCGAATCCAACGCGACCGGCTCATCTCAAACTAAAGCACTTTGAATTCGCCGGCAAGATGGTGGGCAAGTGCCTCTTCGAGAGTGCTCTGGGAGGAAGCTATCGCCAGCTGGTGAGGGCACGATTCAGTCGCTCCTTTCTGGCTCAGTTGATCGGGTTGAGGGTGCACTATAAG TACTTTGAACAAGATGACCCGGATTTGTATCTGTCAAAGATCAAGTACATTCTGGACACAGACCTGGACGCCACGGACACCCTGGAGCTGTACTTCGTGGAGGAGTTGTACGATGCCAGCAGCGGGCAGCTGAGCAAGACCATTGAACTGATCCCGAATGGGGCCAGGACTCGGGTGACGAATGCCAGCAAGAACCAGTATCTGGACGCTTTGGCCCAACAGCGACTCTGCAACAGTGTGAAGGATGAGGTGGACAGTTTTCTTAAGGGCCTGAACTCCATTATACCTGATAATCTACTCAGCATTTTCGATGAGAACGAACTGGAG CTGCTCATGTGCGGCACCGGGGAGTACTCCATCAGTGACTTTAAGTCGCACCACATTGCCAACGGCAACTCGGCCGAATTCCGACGGGTTCTGGCCTGGTTCTGGGCCGGAGTGAGCAACTTTAGCCAGACGGAGATGGCCCGACTGCTGCAATTCACAACGGGCTGCTCTCAATTGCCGCCCGGTGGCTTCCAGGAGCTGAATCCGCAGTTTCAGATCACGGCGGCGCCCACATTTGGCAACCTGCCCACGGCGCACACCTG CTTCAACCAGCTGTGCCTGCCGGACTACGAGAGCTACGAGCAGTTCGAGAAGTCGCTGCTGCTGGCCATCAGCGAGGGCAGCGAGGGATTCGGGATGGTCTAG
- the LOC108126019 gene encoding apoptosis-resistant E3 ubiquitin protein ligase 1 isoform X5, with translation MLKRSLKVLIALGLSLMFTVSLVKIVLLIWSSLHPAAPHSPPPLPTVDEWLDSEQLSSYKQLFRDKGISSLSSCGDPERLPELPPLDEQRLQRAALHLQQKLILREWLREHRLQHHYQRLLAVEVASLEDVYWLEDSRASKILGKDWQLWSSARQNLPTSKAQLDALKAQLWSTVVKSSQHQDAWTWGGMLVVSVSVAGLVTLAAMTQPALAPEARHSLLQYVTGKYLLPANCKVQWDWKDPACVGGTMCFVVRFFQRNGQPYPICDTDQFFVEVTEGTRKVVTISELGSSTDPNNANIAKVKFTVRTAGQYKISVLIGVSHIAGSPFLRSFLPGAIDARRSRFIRPASTVICCAGSPTLMHIEPRDEFGNSCLFDQNQSDEALQGYQVAVYDLHGVAVEKLQHAITFAYDKVNSRVSVTALFPEPTCLRAVISYREQQLPNGDFDIIVLSSSDTTLVHKNIASRKHNICYEAKLLSIFGVAKSKPRKVLCYVGPKQVTIKEMILKFIPKRIATFRLCPSTKFHFLPQLVSQLHGPVFIIDDGAQPKIELASKDRNIIAATFTHFLLKNIGGSETFKDKQDFFYHEVRKFHASYYHEKMALKVQRDKILESSMKATKGFSVSDWCGNFEVTFQGEQGIDWGGLRREWFELVCSSLFDARGGLFCTFHDKHQALVHPNPTRPAHLKLKHFEFAGKMVGKCLFESALGGSYRQLVRARFSRSFLAQLIGLRVHYKYFEQDDPDLYLSKIKYILDTDLDATDTLELYFVEELYDASSGQLSKTIELIPNGARTRVTNASKNQYLDALAQQRLCNSVKDEVDSFLKGLNSIIPDNLLSIFDENELELLMCGTGEYSISDFKSHHIANGNSAEFRRVLAWFWAGVSNFSQTEMARLLQFTTGCSQLPPGGFQELNPQFQITAAPTFGNLPTAHTCFNQLCLPDYESYEQFEKSLLLAISEGSEGFGMV, from the exons ATGTTAAAACGCTCGTTGAAGGTGCTAATTGCTCTGGGGCTGAGTTTGATGTTCACGGTATCGCTGGTGAAAATAGTGCTATTGATTTGGTCCTCTTTGCATCCTGCCGCCCCCCACAGCCCCCCGCCCCTGCCCACCGTTGACGAATGGCTGGATTCGGAGCAGTTGTCCTCCTACAAGCAATTGTTCCGCGATAAAG GCATCTCGTCCCTGTCAAGCTGCGGCGATCCTGAGCGCCTGCCAGAGCTGCCACCATTGGACGAGCAGCGACTGCAACGTGCTGCACTGCATCTGCAGCAGAAGCTGATCCTGCGCGAGTGGCTGCGCGAGCACCGGCTGCAGCATCACTACCAACGACTCTTGGCCGTGGAGGTGGCCTCCCTGGAGGACGTCTACTGGCTGGAGGACTCGCGGGCCAGCAAGATCCTCGGCAAGGACTGGCAACTGTGGTCCAGTGCCCGGCAGAACCTGCCCACGTCCAAGGCCCAGTTGGACGCCTTGAAGGCACAGCTCTGGTCGACGGTGGTCAAGAGCAGCCAGCACCAGGACGCCTGGACATGGGGTGGCATGCTGGTGGTCTCCGTTTCTGTTGCAGGCCTGGTCACCTTGGCTGCCATGACGCAGCCAGCTCTTGCCCCAGAGGCGCGGCACTCCCTACTGCAGTATGTGACCGGGAAGTATCTGCTGCCCGCCAATTGCAAGGTCCAGTGGGACTGGAAGGATCCGGCCTGCGTGGGCGGCACCATGTGCTTCGTGGTCCGCTTCTTCCAGCGCAACGGCCAGCCCTACCCCATCTGTGATACGGATCAGTTCTTCGTGGAGGTCACCGAGGGCACCCGCAAGGTGGTGACCATCAGCGAGCTGGGCTCCTCCACCGATCCCAACAACGCCAACATTGCCAAGGTGAAATTCACTGTCCGCACGGCTGGTCAGTACAAGATCTCGGTGCTGATCGGAGTCAGTCACATCGCCGGCTCACCCTTTCTGCGATCTTTCCTGCCCGGCGCCATCGACGCCCGGCGATCGCGATTTATTCGCCCGGCCAGCACGGTCATCTGCTGTGCCGGATCCCCGACCCTGATGCACATCGAGCCGCGGGATGAGTTCGGAAACTCCTGTCTCTTCGATCAGAACCAATCGGATGAGGCTCTACAG GGCTACCAAGTGGCCGTCTATGACCTCCACGGAGTGGCGGTGGAGAAGCTGCAGCATGCCATTACCTTTGCCTACGACAAGGTCAACTCCCGGGTGTCGGTCACAGCCCTGTTTCCGGAACCAACGTGCCTCCGGGCGGTGATCAGTTACCGGGAACAGCAGCTGCCAAACGGAGACTTCGACATCATTGTACTAAGTA GCAGCGACACCACCTTGGTGCACAAGAACATCGCCTCGAGGAAGCACAATATCTGCTATGAGGCCAAGTTGCTGAGCATCTTCGGAGTGGCCAAGAGCAAGCCAAGGAAGGTGCTCTGCTATGTGGGACCCAAGCAG GTGACCATTAAGGAGATGATACTCAAATTCATTCCAAAGAGGATCGCCACCTTCCGGCTGTGTCCCTCGACCAAGTTCCACTTTCtgccgcagctggtctcccaGTTGCACGGTCCAGTATTCATCATCGATGATGGGGCCCAGCCCAAGATCGAGCTGGCCTCAAAGGATCGGAATATTATTGCGGCCACCTTCACACATTTTCTGCTGAAGAACATCGGCGGCTCAGAGACGTTCAAGGATAAGCAGGACTTTTTCTACCACGAGGTGCGAAAGTTTCATGCCAGTTACTACCACGAGAAGATGGCCTTGAAGGTGCAGCGGGATAAAATCCTGGAGAGCAGCATGAAGGCCACCAAGGGCTTCTCGGTGTCTGACTGGTGCGGCAACTTCGAGGTGACCTTCCAGGGCGAGCAGGGCATTGACTGGGGCGGCCTCCGCCGGGAGTGGTTCGAACTGGTGTGCAGTTCCTTATTCGACGCCCGCGGCGGTCTCTTCTGCACCTTCCACGATAAGCACCAGGCGCTGGTCCATCCGAATCCAACGCGACCGGCTCATCTCAAACTAAAGCACTTTGAATTCGCCGGCAAGATGGTGGGCAAGTGCCTCTTCGAGAGTGCTCTGGGAGGAAGCTATCGCCAGCTGGTGAGGGCACGATTCAGTCGCTCCTTTCTGGCTCAGTTGATCGGGTTGAGGGTGCACTATAAG TACTTTGAACAAGATGACCCGGATTTGTATCTGTCAAAGATCAAGTACATTCTGGACACAGACCTGGACGCCACGGACACCCTGGAGCTGTACTTCGTGGAGGAGTTGTACGATGCCAGCAGCGGGCAGCTGAGCAAGACCATTGAACTGATCCCGAATGGGGCCAGGACTCGGGTGACGAATGCCAGCAAGAACCAGTATCTGGACGCTTTGGCCCAACAGCGACTCTGCAACAGTGTGAAGGATGAGGTGGACAGTTTTCTTAAGGGCCTGAACTCCATTATACCTGATAATCTACTCAGCATTTTCGATGAGAACGAACTGGAG CTGCTCATGTGCGGCACCGGGGAGTACTCCATCAGTGACTTTAAGTCGCACCACATTGCCAACGGCAACTCGGCCGAATTCCGACGGGTTCTGGCCTGGTTCTGGGCCGGAGTGAGCAACTTTAGCCAGACGGAGATGGCCCGACTGCTGCAATTCACAACGGGCTGCTCTCAATTGCCGCCCGGTGGCTTCCAGGAGCTGAATCCGCAGTTTCAGATCACGGCGGCGCCCACATTTGGCAACCTGCCCACGGCGCACACCTG CTTCAACCAGCTGTGCCTGCCGGACTACGAGAGCTACGAGCAGTTCGAGAAGTCGCTGCTGCTGGCCATCAGCGAGGGCAGCGAGGGATTCGGGATGGTCTAG